The following coding sequences are from one Paenibacillus stellifer window:
- a CDS encoding GNAT family N-acetyltransferase: MEPEELSFVTIGPEHMAEATEIYNHYVKHTTVSFHTEPLTVEEMTRNTLHGDSRFASYAVMQDERMQGYILITRHKNKQAYDVTGEISVYLKPEATGRRIGRPALQFIEQKAAENGFHSLVATICSENGPSRQFFERNGYEQSAYYREIGQKFGRWLDIVVYQKLVAGGH; this comes from the coding sequence ATGGAACCCGAAGAACTGTCTTTTGTCACAATCGGCCCCGAACATATGGCCGAGGCGACCGAAATTTACAATCATTATGTAAAGCATACGACCGTTTCTTTTCATACGGAGCCTTTGACGGTGGAGGAGATGACGCGGAACACCCTGCACGGCGATTCGCGTTTCGCCTCTTATGCGGTCATGCAGGACGAAAGAATGCAGGGCTATATTCTGATCACCCGGCACAAAAACAAACAGGCTTACGACGTCACCGGGGAGATCAGCGTGTATCTGAAGCCGGAGGCGACGGGGCGGCGAATCGGCCGCCCCGCCCTTCAATTTATCGAGCAGAAGGCCGCCGAGAACGGCTTTCATTCCCTTGTGGCCACCATCTGCTCAGAGAATGGGCCGAGCCGGCAGTTTTTTGAACGAAACGGATATGAGCAAAGCGCGTATTACCGGGAGATCGGCCAAAAGTTCGGCCGGTGGCTCGACATCGTCGTCTACCAGAAGCTGGTGGCCGGCGGCCATTAA